From the Hevea brasiliensis isolate MT/VB/25A 57/8 chromosome 15, ASM3005281v1, whole genome shotgun sequence genome, one window contains:
- the LOC110632961 gene encoding YTH domain-containing protein ECT4 yields MYNEGAPEFFMDQGLYYPTATNYGYYCTGFESPGEWEDHHRIFGSDGLEIQYAGAQTETLPYVYYTPSYGYAQSPYNPYNPYIPGAMIGVDGPYVGPQQYYAMPSYQDPVSSPGYVPVVVQPDFIPNNSIDPLLDAAGVAFTNGPDGRSSKHGIASSSAAFPKFQSKPTSNQTNTMSKISEEPRVIVGPSKQSLTQGSVSSGSFPIPASSRMHQGRVASGSIQPVDIFSNGKVLPHSNQLKVAVPVNNGFSDFGSSASGRAAVDKLRSKIHVGRTLNDVNGGPDALGEQNRGPRTNKSRNQLAVKAYTTNVGDDNEQGNIIIYTDQYNKDDFPVDYVDAKFFVIKSYSEDDVHKSIKYNVWSSTPNGNKKLQSAYEDTQKMAPGNPRACPIFLFFSVNASGQFCGVAEMIGPVDFAKDMDFWQQDKWSGSFPVKWHIIKDVPNSSFRHIILENNENKPVTNSRDTQEIMYKQGLEMLKIFKGHTSKTSILDDFMYYENRQRIMQEEKARLIFKSFETPFMVTALEPAHKLDCLVELPPKKDEKTMEQNGTNCMKKNEAPATDRVSSNFDVAHTSIESEISEQVIVKSGDIASVLKIGSLSINPKQAEPKPSSDVATCVSSSDPVDVVAVGSMPVKVNGFTESSGFLRVGSIPLDPRALQREKGDAFAKYQS; encoded by the exons ATGTACAACGAAGGAGCCCCCGAATTTTTTATGGATCAGGGCTTGTATTATCCTACTGCCACCAATTATGGATACTACTGTACAG GATTTGAATCACCCGGTGAATGGGAGGACCACCATAGGATTTTTGGTTCAGATGGTCTGGAAATCCAATATGCG GGTGCACAAACTGAAACTTTACCTTATGTATATTATACCCCTAGCTATGGATATGCACAGTCTCCTTATAACCCGTACAATCCTTACATACCTGGTGCTATGATAGGCGTTGATGGCCCTTATGTGGGACCACAACAGTATTATGCCATGCCTTCTTATCAGGACCCTGTATCTTCACCTGGTTATGTTCCTGTTGTTGTTCAACCGGATTTCATTCCAAACAATTCAATAGACCCCTTGCTAGATGCAGCAGGTGTAGCATTTACCAATGGACCTGATGGAAGAAGTTCAAAACATGGTATTGCTTCATCATCTGCAGCCTTTCCCAAATTCCAATCAAAACCCACTTCAAATCAGACTAATACCATGTCCAAGATTTCAGAAGAGCCAAGAGTTATTGTTGGACCTAGCAAGCAGTCTCTGACACAAGGAAGTGTTTCTTCTGGTAGTTTTCCTATTCCGGCTTCTTCACGCATGCATCAG GGTAGAGTTGCTTCTGGTTCTATTCAACCTGTTGATATCTTTTCCAATGGGAAGGTCCTACCTCATTCTAACCAATTAAAAGTTGCTGTCCCTGTCAATAATGGCTTTTCTGATTTTGGATCAAGTGCTTCTGGAAGGGCTGCAGTGGATAAGCTTCGATCTAAGATTCATGTTGGTAGAACTCTCAATGATGTAAATGGAGGTCCAGATGCTTTGGGTGAGCAGAATCGTGGACCTAGAACAAACAAATCAAGGAATCAACTGGCTGTTAAAGCTTACACAACAAACGTGGGAGATGATAATGAACAAGGAAACATTATAATATACACTGATCAGTATAACAAGGATGATTTCCCAGTCGACTATGTTGATGCGAAATTTTTTGTAATAAAGTCTTACAGTGAGGATGATGTTCACAAGAGCATTAAATATAATGTTTGGTCGTCCACACCCAATGGGAACAAGAAGCTGCAGAGTGCATACGAGGATACTCAAAAAATGGCTCCTGGAAATCCTAGAGCATGTCCCATCTTCCTATTCTTTTCT GTAAATGCAAGTGGTCAATTCTGTGGTGTTGCTGAGATGATTGGCCCGGTTGACTTTGCAAAGGATATGGATTTTTGGCAGCAAGATAAATGGAGTGGTAGCTTTCCTGTCAAGTGGCATATTATCAAAGACGTACCAAATTCCAGCTTTAGGCACATTATATTAGAGAACAATGAGAATAAGCCAGTGACGAATAGCAGAGACACTCAAGAG ATAATGTATAAGCAAGGTCTGGAAATGCTGAAAATATTCAAAGGCCACACATCAAAGACCTCAATACTTGATGACTTCATGTACTATGAGAATCGTCAGAGAATTATGCAGGAAGAGAAAGCCAGGCTTATATTTAAAAGCTTTGAAACTCCATTCATGGTAACTGCATTAGAACCTGCTCACAAGCTGGATTGTCTTGTTGAGTTACCTCCAAAGAAAGATGAGAAAACTATGGAGCAGAATGGTACTAACTGCATGAAAAAAAATGAGGCTCCTGCCACAGATCgggtttcttcaaattttgatgTTGCTCATACAAGTATTGAGAGTGAAATTTCTGAGCAAGTGATAGTCAAATCAGGAGATATTGCATCTGTTTTAAAGATCGGTTCCCTCAGTATTAACCCAAAGCAGGCTGAACCAAAACCCTCTTCTGATGTAGCTACTTGTGTTTCTAGTTCTGATCCTGTTGATGTTGTCGCGGTGGGATCCATGCCTGTCAAAGTTAACGGATTTACTGAATCTTCTGGTTTTCTAAGAGTTGGTAGTATCCCACTTGATCCTAGGGCACTACAGCGTGAAAAAGGTGATGCATTTGCTAAGTATCAGTCTTAG